A genomic stretch from Ptychodera flava strain L36383 unplaced genomic scaffold, AS_Pfla_20210202 Scaffold_30__1_contigs__length_3116999_pilon, whole genome shotgun sequence includes:
- the LOC139127281 gene encoding uncharacterized protein, translating to MLSTQRHSGRGNGDNGGEYSRRERQRIAAVVDAAIANVLAMGPSPFATGHQPDTQDTEVKPDTGHSGQAAATSSSPSTSWINPKKTKKIKKPKKRMGNKALILSHSWGGPIQGGVTDAVHLLIRLLRALGLAVYCTTLTATEEEIKEAREYGVELIAPSPLPKFKSRGELPNADWLYRHDDYFPNLEELANVRFVFGFGMINSDAAFKIVKNVFPRSAFYLINLFDKDLITPVIANCVEKELEVRRKELFRESEKATSVFSVGGSIFRSYKRIFRKTKNIKHDQLSPMVDEDNFQILSPQPVNERDEFQVLSLFQEDELENLKKTAPS from the exons ATGTTGAGTACACAACGTCACAGTGGAAGGGGAAATGGTGACAATGGCGGTGAATACAGTAGACGTGAACGTCAGCGAATTGCCGCCGTCGTCGACGCCGCTATAGCGAATGTTTTGGCAATGGGTCCGTCGCCATTTGCCACAGGTCACCAGCCCGACACTCAGGACACTGAGGTCAAGCCAGATACTGGGCACAGTGGTCAGGCTGCTGCCACTTCTTCAAGTCCAAGTACCTCCTGGATAAATCCAAAGAAGACAAAAAAGATAAAGAAGCCGAA AAAGCGTATGGGGAATAAGGCCTTGATCCTGAGTCATAGCTGGGGAGGTCCAATCCAGGGAGGAGTAACAGATGCAGTCCATCTATTAATCCGTCTTCTGCGTGCTTTGGGATTAGCTGTGTACTGCACTACTCTAACAGCTACTGAAGAAGAAATCAAGGAGGCGAGAGAATATGGAGTTGAACTCATAGCACCGTCACCCCTTCCAAAATTCAAGTCAAGAGGTGAACTACCAAATGCGGACTGGCTATATCGCCACGACGATTACTTTCCAAATTTGGAAGAGTTAGCCAATGTGAGATTCGTTTTCGGATTTGGGATGATAAACTCGGATGCCGCAttcaaaatcgtaaaaaatgtcTTCCCGAGATCAGCATTCTACTTGATAAATCTCTTCGACAAGGACCTCATCACCCCTGTCATTGCGAATTGTGTCGAAAAGGAGCTTGAGGTTCGCCGTAAAGAGTTGTTCAGAGAGAGTGAAAAGGCCACGTCAGTCTTCTCTGTTGGAGGCAGTATCTTCAGGAGTTACAAGAGaatttttcgtaaaactaagaaCATAAAACACGATCAATTGTCTCCAATGGTTGATGAAGATAATTTTCAGATTCTTTCCCCTCAACCTGTCAATGAAAGAGATGAATTCCAAGTTCTTTCCTTGTTTCAAGAAGATGAactggaaaatttgaaaaaaacagcgCCATCGTAA